The nucleotide sequence CCACCTGGCGGTTCGGTATCCGAGCAATCGGGCCTCGGTCTCGCTCATGCCGAGTTCCTCGATAAAACGAACGGCGAGCAGGCTCTCAAGAGTCTTCTTGCGGGCCGATGCTACCTGGTACTTAAGGCGTTGACGGTATTCCTTGGCTCTTCCCACCAGTTTACCTCCTTAACCCTTTCTGGACCCTGGCCGCAGTTTAAACCTGCGGCAGGATCCCATACATGGGAGTACTGGAGGATTCTTGATCTCGTTGATTACTTCCTGCATCCGTTTCAGTTTCTGCATGTCCCGGAGGATATCCTGGATCTGTCTGTAACGGTCTTCGTCATAGCGTCCGAGTGATGAAATTACCTGATGCCTGGGATACCCTCCGCTAACATAATAGTTGTGTACCACTTGCATGTAACGGAGATTTCTGACTTTAACGATACGTATGTACATAGATGGTTTAATCCATCATATATCGGTTGAAGAAGACAAACAAAAACCCGGGCTTTAAAAACCCGGCCTAAATCTCTGACTGGTCCGACTGGTTTTTAGAAATACTTTTTGTGAAGGGTATATGTTCGGTCAAGTTCTACAATGATTACTTCGCTCCCAATTTTTTTTACAGTTTCCCATGGTACTACTAAATCCTGGCGATCTACCCAAAAATTCAAAAAATTTGCGCGTTGCGGAAGGATAATTGATTGAATTTCCCCACTTTCAGGATCAATTACGAGATCTGAGTCGCCAATTGTACCTAAACGTGCACCATCAAAAATATTGATTATTTCTTTACCAATCAGGTCGCTGAGTCGCATTTTAGAGCCCCCCGCCCCAACCACTTTTATCTTTTTCAATGTTATGTTCTAAAGATCAAGATTATGCCGGTGGCTCAATCACTTCAAAATCCCATTGCCCAGGGCAGGAATACCCGATCTGTATCTAGATTTCCCAGTACAGTTCCGGTAAAACGGGACGAATCTAAAAGTTCAAGCGCTAACCTTTGGAGCTCTTCGCAACTCGCAAGAGCAACTTTCTCCAGGACCTCTTCCGTTGGAATTAACCGGTTATATATCAATTCGGATTTTCCAAGGCGGTGCATTCTATGTGTAACGTTTTCCGAGGCGAGGAGGATGCTTCCTTTAATCTGCTCTTTGCTCCGGTTGAGCTCTTCAGGGGAGATCCCCTCTTTAGCAATTTTCCTTACCTCTTGCCAGCTTAGCTGGAGCACGTCATGAAAATTATCCGGGTTTGTAGCGGCATAGATAGCAAATAATCCGGTGTCGCGATATGCCGTGTAATAACTATAAATTGAATATACAAGAGCCCGTTCTTCCCGGATCTTTTGAAAGAGACGAGAGCTTGCCCCTCCCCCTAAAATGTTGTTTAAAATTTGTAAAGCGTAAATCTGTTCATCTTTTTGCGACAGGCCGGGAACGCCTAAGCAAAGTTGTACTTGTTCTAAAGGTTTATAAAAGTGTTTGAAGATGGCGCGGGGTTGAGGCGGAGTAGTGTGATATTCAGGAGCTTTTTTTGATGTCGCTTCTGCAAAAAGGGGTTCCAGGAGTGAAAGGGCCTTTTCGTGCTTGATATTGCCGGCCAGAGCTAAAACCAGGTTGGCAGGACGATAATGTTTTTGATAAAAAGATGTTATTTTTTCTCGCGATAAAGCGGCGACCGAATCTCGTGTCCCGATTACCGGGCGGCCGAGCGGATGTCCATCCCAGATTGTTTGGGTAAAAAGGTCGTGGATAATTTCGTCCGGAGAATCCTCATACATTCGAATTTCTTCCTGAACCACTTTCTTTTCTCGTTCGATATCTTCGGGAGTGAAAAGTGAGGAGAAGAACATATCAGCCAAGACATCTATGGCAATAGGAAGGTGTTCGTCTAAGACCCTGGCGTAGTAACAAGTATATTCCTTACTTGTGAAAGCATTAAGATGCCCGCCTACAGATTCAATTGCCTCCGCAATTTCTTTGGCAGTCCGCTTTTCGGTTCCCTTGAAAAGGAGATGCTCAATTAGGTGAGAAATCCCCGCTTCCGTATCGTCTTCGTAGTGCGAGCCGGTTCCAATCCAGATGCCAAAAGCAACAGAACGAACTCCGGGCATTTCTTCACTAACAATCCGTACCCCATTACTTAGAACAGTTTTGTTGTACATCAAGAACCTCCTCACCCGGGATAAAATTTTTAATTTTTTTGTTTCGCATTTGTTAATTAGAGTCCTCTTCTAAACCACTTCTTCTGGGATACCGGTGTCAATGTTACCAGGTCTGTCTTGGCAAGACGCCTGTCTCCCAAGAAAACTTCCATTTTTCCCGCCCGGGTTCCCGCTGGAAAAGGTGCTTTTAAAAAAGGTTCGAGGTGAACTCTTTTCTCAAGGAGAGGCAGTTGTTCGGGATTGATCGGAAATACGAGGTCTTCTTGCGGACCAATTCCTACATTTGGAAACATCCCGTTCCAAACCGGTAATGTTAGGAAGGGCTCTCCTTTTTTTGCCACTTCAAACCAACGGCATTTTTCAAAACCGTACTTTAAAAGGCGTAAAGTATCGGAGTAACGATCATCGCTGTGAAGGACAACACTAATTAAGATTCGGCCGTTCTGCTCCGCGGCAGCAACGAGGCACTGGCCTGCTGCACTTGTTGTGCCCGTCTTAACCCCGAAAATTTTTATCTCATGCCCTGTACCCCAAAGTAACCGGTTTGTATTACTTAAGCCTATTGGGGTACCTGTTGTTAGCTCACGAATAGCTCCGGTCCTGGTTTTTACGATTTGTTGAAAATGTTTATTTTTTAAAGCATAACGCGCCATTAAGGCAAGATCGTAGGCCGTGGAATAATGCCCGGGATCAGGTAGACCATGGGGATTGCAAAACTGGCTTTGCTTGGCTCCAATGACCTTGGCTTTATAATTCATGAGGGAGGCGAAAAATTCCTTTTTCCCCCCAATGTGTTCTGCAATAGCTACCGCTGCGTCGTTACCGGAGTTAATTAAGGCCCCTTTAATTAAATCATAAAGGTAGAAGGATTGACCTTGTTTTAAATAGAGACTTGCTCCCTCTGTACAGGCAGCATACCTGCTAATAGAAACAATTTCGTGTTTCGAGCCTAGCTCTAACCCCAGCACGGCAGTCAGAATTTTTGTGGTACTAGCAGGAGGGCGCTGCTGAGCTGCCTGATAGCTATAGAGAACCAGGCCTGTGTAATAATCCATTAAAAGAGCTGAGTCCGCCGTAAGCTGTGGGGGTGTATCTGCTCCTGCTGAAGAAGGTTTAATGAAAACCAAAGCGAAGATCAAGACAATTTCATACCAGATTACCCTGAAATTGCGAGAACACTGCTGGTACAAAAGCTATCGCTCCTTGACTTGAGAAATATCGAGGTTAGTCCTTGATTAGTTTTTCCAAAGGCTCTATTTGATAATCCTGGTCGGCAAGACCTTTAAAGATTTCGGGAAGTGCTTTTGCGATTGAAGCTGTAGGATGCATTAAAATTATTGCACCATTATGTACCTTTGATAAAACCCGGGACGTAATCCATTCAGGCGGCGGGTTTTGCCAGTCTAAAGTATCAACAGTCCAGAGTATCGTCCGGTGATTTAACCTCCGTGCCGCCTCTAACACAACTTCATTATATTCCCCATAAGGTGGAGCAAAAAATTTTGTTCTCTTCTTCGTCAGATCGTAAATAATTTCCGAGGTTTGTTCGATTTCTTTAATGTTATCTTCGAGTTTTAAATTATTTACATGGGGATGAGAAAAACCGTGATTCCCAATTTCATGGCCCGCTTTGGCAATTTTCAGAACCAGTTGGGGATTATTTTGGGCCCAACGCCCGGTTAAAAAAAATGTGCCTTTGATCTGATGCTTGTCAAAGAGAGTAAGGATTTGAGGAAGATATTCCTCCCCCCAATCTACATTTACCGTGAAAGAAACAGATTTTCTTGCATTACTTCCTTGATAGAACGGCTTTTGGTCTTGAAAGGTTTGTTCTGCGGAGTAGTTTGTGAGCCTGTAAAGACCTAAAGTTAAGATAACGATAACCACAAAAAAAAGGAGTTGTTTAAGCTTGAAACGGTAAAAGATCCACACTCCCTGAACCCTCCCCCAATTTTGTAAAAGCCTTTAATATATATTCGGAAGGGAACAGAGATATTAAAACGGGCACTAATAAAAAAATAAACCGATTTTCGGTTTATTTTTGCTATTTCTCTGATTTCCTGAGGCTCCTGATGGCTTCTTTTCGAGATAAATTAATCCGGCCTTGTTTATCTATCTCTATCACTTTAACCAGAATTTCGTCCCCCTCTTTCAGGACGTCCCTTACCCTGCTTACCCTGCGTTCATCTAATTGAGAAATATGGACAAGCCCCTCTTTTCCCGGTAAACCTAAGACACCTGGAATAATTTCTACAAAAGCTCCAAAATCCATGAGGCGAACCACTTTACCCATATAAATCTTTCCTATCTCTACATCTTGTGTAAGACATTCAATGATGTGAACCGCGTTTTTGCCCGATTCCGCGTCTGTTGCCGCAATAAATGTTCTCCCATCATCTTCAATATCTATTTGAACGCCTGTTTCTTCGATGATCTTGCGAATTGTCTTTCCGGCAGGACCGATGACATCGCGGATTTTTTCCGGATCAATAGTCATTGTAATAATACGCGGGGCATAAGGGGAGAGCTCTTTTCGCGGTTCGGAGATTACGCTTAGCATTTTTTCCAAAATAAATAGCCTTCCCTCTTTTGCCTGGGCAAGTGCTTGTTGTAAAATTGGTTGAGAAACACCCCGGACTTTAATATCCATTTGGAGGGCAGTAATTCCATTGGATGTTCCTGCCACCTTGAAGTCCATGTCCCCTAGTGCATCTTCGATTCCTTGAATGTCGCTTAGAATGGCAAACCGGTTGTTATCTGTTACCAGACCCATTGCGATTCCTGCCACAGGTGCAGAAATGGGAACTCCTGCGTCCATCAATGCCAGGGTACTCCCACAAGTACTTGCCATCGAGGTGGAACCGTTGGATTCAAGCACTTCGGAAACGAGCCGAATTGTATAAGGAAATACATCTTCTTTAGGCAGAACGGGTTCCAGTGCCCTTTCGGCAAGGGCTCCATGCCCAATTTCCCGGCGGCCCGGCCCCCGGATCGGCCTTGTTTCTCCCACACTATATGGAGGAAAATTGTAATGATGTAAGTACCTTTTTGATTCCTCGACTCCCAGGCCATCTAAGATCTGCTCATCACTTACTGCCCCTAGCGTTGCTACTGTTAGGACCTGGGTTTGCCCTCGCGTAAAAAGACCGCTTCCATGAGTCCGGGGTAAAATTCCAACTTCGCATGAAACCGGTCTAATCTCCGCAAAACTTCTTCCGTCGGGGCGGGTTTGCTCCTCGAGAATCATCTGCCGGACGGTTTCTTTAAGAACTTTCATAAACACTTCTTTTACGGCTTTTCCCTGTTCAGGAAAGATTTCCGCAAAGTGCTCGCATGTGTCTTTTTCTAATTCGTCAATAGATTCCTGTCTTGCAAGTTTATCGGGATTTCTTACTGCAGCAGATATTTTATCGGCAAGGTAACCGCGTACCGCTTGTTCCAATTCTGAATCCACTTTGTAAACCGGAATTACTAACTTTTCTTTTCCTACGGCTCGGACGATTTCCTCCTGAAATTTAATTGTTTCTTGAATTATTTGGTGGCCGAACTCTATTCCTGCAAGGATTACATCTTCAGGGACTTCTTTTGCTCCAGCTTCAACCATCAGGACCGCGTCTTTCGTACCGGCAACAACAAGGTGCATCTCGCTTTTTTCAGATTGGGCGAGTGTAGGGTTAATGACGAATTCTCCATCCACTCTTCCTACAATGACACCTCCAATGGGGCCGGCAAAGGGGATGTCAGAAATCGAAAGAGCCGTAGAAGCTCCGAGCATTGCTGTAATATCGGGAGGGCAGTCTTGATCGACGGACATTACTGTTGCAACGACTTGAACATCATTACGAAATCCTTCAGGGAAGAGAGGACGAATTGGACGGTCGATCAGCCTTGCTGTCAAGATAGCCTTCTCACTCGGGCGCCCCTCCCTTTTAATAAATCCTCCCGGGATTTTGCCAACAGCGTATAAACGTTCTTCATAATCTACAAGAAGAGGAAAAAAATCAATTCCCTCCCGGGGTTCCTTTGCTACTGTTGCTGTAACAAGAACAACTGTATCACCGTAACGTATCAGTACGGAACCATTCGCTTGTTTAGCAACCTTTCCTATTTCCATGCTTAGTAGGCGACCACCAAGAATCATTTGGAATGTCTCGTGCATGATATACCTCCTGTTTCAATAAAAAAATGACTTTTTTAGTTTTTTATTTTTAGCTCAAGAATAATTATAGAGCGGTGAACCGCTCTCTCTGTATCTAAAAAATTACCGCCGCAACCCAAGCTTTTCGATAATGGTACGGTATCTCAGGGGGTCGTTTTCCTTCAGGTAATTCAAAAGAGCACGCCTTTGACCGACCATCTTGAGGAGACCTCTTCTCGAATGATAGTCCTTACGGTGAACTTTGAGGTGTTCCGTCAGGTAGCTAATTCTTTCTGTAAGCAGAGCAATTTGAACTTCAGGAGAGCCAGTATCGCGTTCGTGAATCTGATACTTTTGAATTATTTCTTTTTTTACTGTAGAACTGAAAACCAATTTGATACCTCCCTGTTGTTGTTGAAGATACTCTTTTTATTTTACTTACCAATAATTGTAATTACAAGCCGTCCTGCAGGAATATCCTTGACTACTAGATCGAACATCCTCCCTGACTTTGCAAAGAATCCACGAAACCTTGCGGCACTTGGGACCTGTGCGGGAATCTCTCTTGCGGCTCGAATAATATCATTGACTGTTATCTTCTCTTGACGGAGATCATTTAACCTTTTTTTCGCATGTTCGGTAATAATTACTTTCATTAACAATCCTGCTCCTCGCCCTAAACCTTAAATTGACGAAAATTCAGCTCCTTCTGGGCAATCAGTGCGTAAAGGGCATCTTGAAAAGCAAGGATTGATGCATGTTCTGCGCCGCAATTGGCGTAGATAATTTCTAATTCTTTTTTTAGAGCGAGAAATTCTTCGCTCATACAAATATGAGAAATTCGCTGCACTATTTTTCTGAGATCCTGGTGATACTCATCTATCACCGGAAGTCTCAAGCGGATTCCCCCTTATTTATATTAAAATTATCTTATCACAGTTTAAAACTTATGTAAATCTTCACTTTGCGACTTGAAGACTCTATCCATTACAAAATATACGGAATGGACATGGTAATTATACCTGTCTCTTTGAGAGGAAGGTACAGGAGCTCCCATGCTTCTTACAAATTATAGCAGTTTCTTGGATATCTTTTTTAATTTGTTGAACCAGATCTTGAACTTTATTAAATTTCTGTTCGGCCCGTAGCCTTTGGTATAATTCGACCTCTATTGCTTTGCCATAAGCAAACCCCCGGTAATTTATTAAATGCGCTTCAATGGTTTTTACATTTAGCTCATCAAAAGTCGGACAGTAACCAATGTTTAAAACTGCCGGGTAGTGCTTTCCCTCCAGGTAAGCCTGGCCCGCGTAAACTCCATCACCGGGAATGATCAGGTCGGGCGGCAAATCAATATTGGCGGTCGGAAACCCAAGCGACCTCCCCCGTTGATTTCCTTGAACGATCACTCCCTTTAGCAGCGGCCAGTATCCCAGCAATTGTTCGGCCTGAGTAATATCACCTGCTTCGAGGGCGGCCCGGATTGTTGTACTGCTAACCAGCGTACCCTCCACTGTAATGGGTGGAATAACAGTAACAGAGAAATTAAACTTTTTTCCGTAATGGCTTAACATTTCCGGTGTTCCCTGACCCGCACGTCCGAAACGGTAATTAAAACCGACATATATCCTCAGTACTTTGAGTTTCTTAATTAAAATTTCTTTGATGAACTGTTCAGGACTAAGAATGGCAAAATCGTGGTTAAAAGGAATAATAAAAACTACTTTTATACCCAATAATTCGAGAAGTTCAATTTTCTTATTTAAATCAATAAGCATTTTCGGCGCTCTCGCGGGGTCCAGGATTTTTTGGGGGTGAGGGTGAAAAAGGAAAACAGCCGGTATTGTTTTCGTTTGACGCGAGAACTTAACCATTTCACTTAGTAAGTGTTGGTGGCCAAGGTGAACTCCGTCAAAATTTCCGAGAGCTACAACCAACTTTTTATCCGGAAAAGGGATAGAATCTAATTTTTTAATCACCCTCATCGGCATGAACTCCTTCTAATGGGTAATTTTGCTGTTGCCAGAAACGAAAGACTTTTTTGGGCTTATAAAGCCACCTTCCCCCCAGGTGGCTTTGATACTCTCCTAAAGCGAGAAAAATTCCATTGGGTGCGTAGAGCCGAACAAGGAGAGGTAAATTAGTGTTGCCAATTCCCCCCATAATTCCGGAAGGGGTAAGAGGTAAGCCGTTAACTATGTTACGTATTGCCTGCTCTTTTACTGTAAAAGCAGGCAAATCTTGTAACGCATAATCTATAGGGAGAAGAAAAGTAGAGTCTTCTTTGTCCCAAAGCTCTTTAATTTCTTCAAGGGTAAATGCGTTTTCGAGGCGGAAAGGTCCGCTTTCAGTCCTAATTAAAAAAGAAAGGCAGGCGCCAAAACCTAACCTCTCGCCAACTTCGGCGCAAATACTTCTTACATAAGTTCCTTTAGAGCATATGATATCAAATAAAATGCTGGGATGCGGGTCATGATTTTTAATCCTGAGTACTTTCAGAGAATAGATAAAGACCTTTCGCGGCTTTCTTTCCACTATTTTACCCTGGCGCGCCAGATCATAGAGCCTTTTTCCCTGGTAGTGAACTGCAGATACCATTGGGGGAACTTGCTTGATTTCTCCGGTCAAACTTTGAAAAATATCCTCGATTTGCTTTGGTTCAACCCGTACCGGAGCACTTTTATGTGTAATTTCCCCTCCGGTATCGTACGTTTCAGTGCGAATCCCAATAATCATTTCCCCCCGGTAACGCTTAGATTTATCCATGAGATATTCGGCAACCCGCGTTCCTTGCCCAATGCAAACAGGTAGCACCCCGGCGGCCCCTGGATCAAGTGTCCCTGTATGGCCTATTTTTTGAGTATTAAATAATTTCCGCAGATATAAAACCAAGTCATGGGAGGTTATGCCTGGTGGCTTAAGAACATTAATTAATCCATCCATTCTTGTCAATTCCCTCCTCCGCCTCGGGTAAGGAACTGTTCGGTTGCCTGAATTACTTTTCTTTCCACCTCTTTTAGATGTCCCCGGACCGTACACCCCGCAGCCCGTTCGTGGCCGCCACCTCCAAAGCAGGCGGCAAGTTGATTTACATCTAAAAATTTTTTCGAACGAAAACCAACTTTAATTTCATTGTTTTCCAGTTCTTTAAAGAGAATTCCTACTTCTACTCCAGCTAGAGATTTCGGATAATTTATAAAACCTTCACAGTCTTCAATTTTCCCCCCAACTTCGCGTAAAAACTGTTGAGACACTGTCATCCAGGCAACCAAACCGCTCTCGCTCACAGAAAGAGTGCCGAGACTTTTCCCTAATAAGTGAATACTTGTTAAAGAGCGATTTTCATTCAAAAATTGGTGAATTTTTCGTTGGGTAGCTCCATATTCCAGGAGAGATGCTCCGGTCCGGTGGCATCTGGGCGTTGTATTCTGATACTGAAAAAAGCCCGTATCGGTTACTAATGCAAAGTAAAGATTTGTAGCTATATCTGGAGTAATTTGAACTCCCATACCTACGAGGATTTCAAAAACGAGTTCCCCGGTTGCCGCAGCGCCGGGGTCCACGACGTTGATGCTTCCGAAACCTGTATTACTGATATGATGATCAATATTAATTACGGTTTTACATTTTTTCAATATATCTTCCAAATCTTTTCCAGTCCGGTTTAATTCTGTGCAGTCAAGGACAACTGCAATTTCAAAATGTATTTTTTTTAAATTACAAGGGAGTTGAATTAATTCGCTCCCCGGAAGAAACTGATAACTCTCGGATAGGGGATGGGGAGAAATTAATTCAACCTTTTTA is from Bacillota bacterium and encodes:
- a CDS encoding pitrilysin family protein, whose product is MYNKTVLSNGVRIVSEEMPGVRSVAFGIWIGTGSHYEDDTEAGISHLIEHLLFKGTEKRTAKEIAEAIESVGGHLNAFTSKEYTCYYARVLDEHLPIAIDVLADMFFSSLFTPEDIEREKKVVQEEIRMYEDSPDEIIHDLFTQTIWDGHPLGRPVIGTRDSVAALSREKITSFYQKHYRPANLVLALAGNIKHEKALSLLEPLFAEATSKKAPEYHTTPPQPRAIFKHFYKPLEQVQLCLGVPGLSQKDEQIYALQILNNILGGGASSRLFQKIREERALVYSIYSYYTAYRDTGLFAIYAATNPDNFHDVLQLSWQEVRKIAKEGISPEELNRSKEQIKGSILLASENVTHRMHRLGKSELIYNRLIPTEEVLEKVALASCEELQRLALELLDSSRFTGTVLGNLDTDRVFLPWAMGF
- the rpsO gene encoding 30S ribosomal protein S15 — translated: MVFSSTVKKEIIQKYQIHERDTGSPEVQIALLTERISYLTEHLKVHRKDYHSRRGLLKMVGQRRALLNYLKENDPLRYRTIIEKLGLRR
- a CDS encoding D-alanyl-D-alanine carboxypeptidase family protein; the protein is MYQQCSRNFRVIWYEIVLIFALVFIKPSSAGADTPPQLTADSALLMDYYTGLVLYSYQAAQQRPPASTTKILTAVLGLELGSKHEIVSISRYAACTEGASLYLKQGQSFYLYDLIKGALINSGNDAAVAIAEHIGGKKEFFASLMNYKAKVIGAKQSQFCNPHGLPDPGHYSTAYDLALMARYALKNKHFQQIVKTRTGAIRELTTGTPIGLSNTNRLLWGTGHEIKIFGVKTGTTSAAGQCLVAAAEQNGRILISVVLHSDDRYSDTLRLLKYGFEKCRWFEVAKKGEPFLTLPVWNGMFPNVGIGPQEDLVFPINPEQLPLLEKRVHLEPFLKAPFPAGTRAGKMEVFLGDRRLAKTDLVTLTPVSQKKWFRRGL
- a CDS encoding YlmC/YmxH family sporulation protein, encoding MRLSDLIGKEIINIFDGARLGTIGDSDLVIDPESGEIQSIILPQRANFLNFWVDRQDLVVPWETVKKIGSEVIIVELDRTYTLHKKYF
- a CDS encoding polyribonucleotide nucleotidyltransferase, producing MHETFQMILGGRLLSMEIGKVAKQANGSVLIRYGDTVVLVTATVAKEPREGIDFFPLLVDYEERLYAVGKIPGGFIKREGRPSEKAILTARLIDRPIRPLFPEGFRNDVQVVATVMSVDQDCPPDITAMLGASTALSISDIPFAGPIGGVIVGRVDGEFVINPTLAQSEKSEMHLVVAGTKDAVLMVEAGAKEVPEDVILAGIEFGHQIIQETIKFQEEIVRAVGKEKLVIPVYKVDSELEQAVRGYLADKISAAVRNPDKLARQESIDELEKDTCEHFAEIFPEQGKAVKEVFMKVLKETVRQMILEEQTRPDGRSFAEIRPVSCEVGILPRTHGSGLFTRGQTQVLTVATLGAVSDEQILDGLGVEESKRYLHHYNFPPYSVGETRPIRGPGRREIGHGALAERALEPVLPKEDVFPYTIRLVSEVLESNGSTSMASTCGSTLALMDAGVPISAPVAGIAMGLVTDNNRFAILSDIQGIEDALGDMDFKVAGTSNGITALQMDIKVRGVSQPILQQALAQAKEGRLFILEKMLSVISEPRKELSPYAPRIITMTIDPEKIRDVIGPAGKTIRKIIEETGVQIDIEDDGRTFIAATDAESGKNAVHIIECLTQDVEIGKIYMGKVVRLMDFGAFVEIIPGVLGLPGKEGLVHISQLDERRVSRVRDVLKEGDEILVKVIEIDKQGRINLSRKEAIRSLRKSEK
- a CDS encoding bifunctional oligoribonuclease/PAP phosphatase NrnA; the encoded protein is MKIHDEVGNIFRKGGEFLITTHLNPDGDAVGSLLGLGLALKKLDKKVELISPHPLSESYQFLPGSELIQLPCNLKKIHFEIAVVLDCTELNRTGKDLEDILKKCKTVINIDHHISNTGFGSINVVDPGAAATGELVFEILVGMGVQITPDIATNLYFALVTDTGFFQYQNTTPRCHRTGASLLEYGATQRKIHQFLNENRSLTSIHLLGKSLGTLSVSESGLVAWMTVSQQFLREVGGKIEDCEGFINYPKSLAGVEVGILFKELENNEIKVGFRSKKFLDVNQLAACFGGGGHERAAGCTVRGHLKEVERKVIQATEQFLTRGGGGN
- the truB gene encoding tRNA pseudouridine(55) synthase TruB yields the protein MDGLINVLKPPGITSHDLVLYLRKLFNTQKIGHTGTLDPGAAGVLPVCIGQGTRVAEYLMDKSKRYRGEMIIGIRTETYDTGGEITHKSAPVRVEPKQIEDIFQSLTGEIKQVPPMVSAVHYQGKRLYDLARQGKIVERKPRKVFIYSLKVLRIKNHDPHPSILFDIICSKGTYVRSICAEVGERLGFGACLSFLIRTESGPFRLENAFTLEEIKELWDKEDSTFLLPIDYALQDLPAFTVKEQAIRNIVNGLPLTPSGIMGGIGNTNLPLLVRLYAPNGIFLALGEYQSHLGGRWLYKPKKVFRFWQQQNYPLEGVHADEGD
- a CDS encoding bifunctional riboflavin kinase/FAD synthetase, whose product is MRVIKKLDSIPFPDKKLVVALGNFDGVHLGHQHLLSEMVKFSRQTKTIPAVFLFHPHPQKILDPARAPKMLIDLNKKIELLELLGIKVVFIIPFNHDFAILSPEQFIKEILIKKLKVLRIYVGFNYRFGRAGQGTPEMLSHYGKKFNFSVTVIPPITVEGTLVSSTTIRAALEAGDITQAEQLLGYWPLLKGVIVQGNQRGRSLGFPTANIDLPPDLIIPGDGVYAGQAYLEGKHYPAVLNIGYCPTFDELNVKTIEAHLINYRGFAYGKAIEVELYQRLRAEQKFNKVQDLVQQIKKDIQETAIICKKHGSSCTFLSKRQV
- a CDS encoding polysaccharide deacetylase family protein, translated to MWIFYRFKLKQLLFFVVIVILTLGLYRLTNYSAEQTFQDQKPFYQGSNARKSVSFTVNVDWGEEYLPQILTLFDKHQIKGTFFLTGRWAQNNPQLVLKIAKAGHEIGNHGFSHPHVNNLKLEDNIKEIEQTSEIIYDLTKKRTKFFAPPYGEYNEVVLEAARRLNHRTILWTVDTLDWQNPPPEWITSRVLSKVHNGAIILMHPTASIAKALPEIFKGLADQDYQIEPLEKLIKD